The Hyphomicrobiaceae bacterium genome contains the following window.
AGCATTCGCGACAGCGGCATCACCGTACTCGTGATCGAGCACATGGTGCGCGCGGTGATGTCGCTTTGCGACCGCATCATCGTGCTCGATGCCGGTGAGGCGATCAGCCTTGGAACGCCGCAAGAGATCAGCCGCGATCCCCGCGTTATCGAGGCTTACCTTGGGGACGCCGCATGAGTAGTGTGCTTCGCGTATCGAACTTGACGGCGGGTTATGGCGCGCTGCGCGTCCTGCACGGCGTCGATCTCGATGTTGCTGAGGGCGAAGCGGTCGCTGTGCTCGGTGCCAATGGCGCCGGCAAGTCTACCTTGCTGCGCTGCCTGTCGGGCTTGCTCCCTTTCTCGGGCGAGGCCGTCTTCCTAGAGCGATCCATCGGCGGCGTTGCCCCGCATGTGATCGCGCGGCGCGGCTTGATCCAGGTGCCGGAAGCCCGCCACATCTTCCCGGACCTGACGGTGCACGAGAATCTGCTGGTAGGCGGCACGGCCATGCCGCAACAGAGCGACCGCATGCGCGTGCTCGATGAGGTGCTCGCGCTGTTCCCGATCCTGGCCGAGCGGCGCCGGCAGCAGGCTGGCACCATGTCAGGCGGGCAGCAACAGATGCTGGCGATTGGAAGGGCCCTCATGGGAAAGCCAAAGCTGCTGGTTCTGGATGAACCATCGCTGGGTCTGGCGCCGATCGTCGTGAGGGAGCTTTACCAAGCCGTCCGCCGCCTCATCGACAGTGGCTTGACGGTTTTGCTGGTCGAGCAAGACGTTACGCTCGCGCTGCAAGTCGTCGCTCGCGCGTATGTGCTTGAAGGCGGCCGCGTCGCGCTAACGGGGTCAGCGAGCGAGCTGCGCGAGAGCACCCACGTCCGCGAGCACTATCTTGGATGTTGAGCAGCGCCGGCGCGCTGCAAAAATCTACTTCGCGGTCGGTTGCAAGATGATCTTCCCAACCACCTGGCGGTCGGCGATGCGGCTCGCCGCCTCGACGAATCGATCCAGGGGATAACGGCCTTCGATCGTGGCGTGCAGGCGGCCGTCCGCGAGCATGGTGTAGGCCTCATCACACAAGCTCAAGCACTCTTGATGGCGGCCGCTCAGCAGCCGTGTCATCGAAGAGCCGATCACGGCGATGTCCTTGAGCAGCAGATAATTCGCCGCGACGTTCGGGATTCGCCCGGAGGCAAAACCGACCACAACGAGCCGCCCCTCCGGCCTGATACAACGGATCATGGCTTCGAAGGTGTCGCCGCCGACCATATCGATGGCAGCGTCCACGCCGTCGACGCCCTTGACCTCGAGGGCGGCACGAAGCCCGGCCTTGAGGTCAGTGATTTCATCGCTGCGTAGGACGAGATCGGCACCGAGCTCCGAGACGAGCTTCGCCTTCTCGGCGGAGGAGACAAGGGCCGCAACGCGTCCGCCGAGGGCCTTGGCATATTGCACTGCCAGCGAACCCATCCCACCGGCCGCGCCTGAAATCAT
Protein-coding sequences here:
- a CDS encoding NADPH:quinone oxidoreductase family protein, with the protein product MSSIASTAGATPKSKQSAPKAWAGRVLIATQAASLNFADLLMMEGKYQHKASLPFVPGRDAAGTVLAVGDTVRGFAPGDRVVATPNHGAFAEQTVASAGVCHKIPDGVSFEDAAACGTGIPTIVAAISLRARLEPGEWVMISGAAGGMGSLAVQYAKALGGRVAALVSSAEKAKLVSELGADLVLRSDEITDLKAGLRAALEVKGVDGVDAAIDMVGGDTFEAMIRCIRPEGRLVVVGFASGRIPNVAANYLLLKDIAVIGSSMTRLLSGRHQECLSLCDEAYTMLADGRLHATIEGRYPLDRFVEAASRIADRQVVGKIILQPTAK
- a CDS encoding ABC transporter ATP-binding protein, with product MLRVSNLTAGYGALRVLHGVDLDVAEGEAVAVLGANGAGKSTLLRCLSGLLPFSGEAVFLERSIGGVAPHVIARRGLIQVPEARHIFPDLTVHENLLVGGTAMPQQSDRMRVLDEVLALFPILAERRRQQAGTMSGGQQQMLAIGRALMGKPKLLVLDEPSLGLAPIVVRELYQAVRRLIDSGLTVLLVEQDVTLALQVVARAYVLEGGRVALTGSASELRESTHVREHYLGC